Proteins from one Bradyrhizobium amphicarpaeae genomic window:
- a CDS encoding MarR family winged helix-turn-helix transcriptional regulator — MRDADYAALAQFRYQIRSFLAFSEQAAAKEGLTPTQHQALLGIKGFVRPGPATVGDVARFLLVRHHSAVELVDRLAKLRLVSRLADPDDARRVHLKLTKKGEQKLRALSRKNLEELRRAASPALSRLLKSFRVSSEG; from the coding sequence ATGCGAGACGCCGATTACGCGGCGCTGGCGCAGTTCCGCTACCAGATCCGGAGCTTCTTGGCCTTCAGCGAGCAGGCCGCGGCGAAGGAGGGATTGACGCCGACCCAGCACCAGGCGTTGCTCGGCATCAAGGGCTTTGTGCGTCCGGGACCTGCGACCGTCGGCGACGTCGCGCGCTTCCTGCTGGTCCGGCATCATTCCGCAGTCGAACTGGTCGACCGTCTGGCCAAGCTCAGGCTGGTCAGCAGGCTTGCCGACCCCGACGACGCCCGGCGCGTGCACCTCAAGCTGACCAAGAAGGGTGAGCAGAAGCTTCGGGCGCTCTCGCGGAAGAATCTCGAAGAGCTCCGCCGTGCCGCGAGCCCGGCCTTGAGCCGTCTGTTGAAGTCGTTCCGGGTCTCCAGCGAGGGCTGA
- a CDS encoding aspartate kinase produces MSRLVMKFGGTSVANIERIRNVARHVKREVDAGHEVAVVVSAMSGKTNELVAWCTEASPMHDAREYDAVVASGEQVTSGLLAIVLQSMGIQARSWQGWQIPIKTSDAHASARIEDIDGSEIIKRFRDRKEVAVIAGFQGINPETNRITTLGRGGSDTSAVAIAAAVKADRCDIYTDVDGVYTTDPRIVPKAKRLDKIAFEDMLELASQGAKVLQVRSVELGMVHNMPIFVRSSFDKPEDIDPHANQPPGTLICSEEEIMESHVVTGIAFSKDEAQISVRQIEDKPGVAASIFGPLADANINVDMIVQNVSEDGKTTDLTFTVPAADYTRAKDTITAAKDKIGYIRLDTATDVAKISVIGSGMRSHAGVAAQAFSALAGRNINIRAITTSEIKFSVLIDTAYTELAVRTLHTLYGLDQA; encoded by the coding sequence ATGAGCCGCCTCGTGATGAAATTCGGCGGCACATCCGTCGCCAACATCGAACGTATCCGCAACGTCGCACGCCATGTGAAGCGTGAGGTCGACGCCGGCCATGAAGTGGCCGTGGTCGTCTCGGCGATGTCCGGAAAGACCAACGAGCTGGTGGCCTGGTGCACCGAGGCCTCGCCGATGCATGACGCGCGCGAATACGACGCCGTCGTCGCCTCCGGCGAACAGGTGACCTCCGGCCTGCTGGCGATCGTGCTCCAGAGCATGGGCATCCAGGCCCGCTCCTGGCAGGGCTGGCAGATCCCGATCAAGACCAGCGACGCCCACGCCTCGGCCCGGATCGAGGACATCGACGGCAGCGAGATCATCAAGCGTTTTAGGGATCGCAAGGAAGTCGCGGTCATCGCCGGCTTCCAGGGCATCAATCCTGAAACGAACCGCATCACCACGCTCGGCCGCGGCGGCTCCGACACCTCGGCCGTGGCGATCGCCGCCGCCGTCAAGGCGGATCGCTGCGACATCTACACCGACGTCGACGGCGTCTACACCACTGACCCGCGAATCGTGCCGAAGGCCAAGCGGCTCGACAAGATCGCGTTCGAGGACATGCTGGAACTGGCTTCCCAGGGCGCAAAAGTGCTCCAGGTCCGCTCGGTGGAACTCGGCATGGTCCACAACATGCCGATCTTCGTCCGCTCGAGCTTCGACAAGCCCGAGGATATCGACCCGCATGCCAACCAGCCGCCCGGCACGCTGATCTGCAGCGAGGAGGAGATCATGGAAAGCCACGTCGTCACCGGCATCGCCTTTTCGAAGGACGAGGCCCAGATCTCGGTACGCCAGATCGAGGACAAGCCGGGCGTCGCCGCGTCGATCTTCGGCCCGCTGGCGGATGCCAATATCAACGTCGACATGATCGTCCAGAACGTGTCCGAGGACGGCAAGACCACCGACCTCACCTTTACCGTGCCCGCCGCCGACTACACCCGGGCCAAGGACACGATTACCGCCGCCAAGGACAAGATCGGCTATATCCGGCTGGATACCGCCACCGACGTCGCCAAGATCTCGGTGATCGGCAGCGGCATGCGCAGCCATGCCGGCGTCGCCGCCCAGGCGTTCTCGGCCCTCGCGGGGCGGAATATCAATATCCGGGCCATTACAACCTCCGAGATCAAATTCTCGGTTTTGATCGACACCGCCTATACCGAGCTTGCGGTACGCACCCTGCACACGCTCTACGGTCTCGATCAGGCCTGA
- a CDS encoding substrate-binding protein — MTDQLIRRGLSRRGLLQTTAGLIGGSVLPAMPAFAEDKPIGSYPAGVSGSTAFIGISVPRTGTYAVQGEDELKGYQLAIEHINSGHDLIKKISPKTSKGVLGKELKFGVADSAAKPNEAVQAQQRFISENKAIMITGGTSSAVAVALNKLAQREKVIFVCGISGSNDTTGKDCVRYGFRQNFFGQTAAAAIGPVMVREFGKGKKAAYLTPDYTYGHTVTKSMQDFLATAGWTTVTNQVAPLGAPDYSSYLLNVANSGADVLINVNWGHDAVLSTQQAKQFGVLDKMKLVVPYQVPFIARETGGLMQGVYAATDYWWTIEDKFPLAKMFNEAFEKKYGYKPEWGAENAYVSFAHWAHMCEQAGSFNPPDVIKAYEKGETLPSLVGDVHYRPEDHQCVRPVLIVKGKQQKDMKNKEDWYDVVEIVPGEGLMQKPDAFGCHPGDYS; from the coding sequence ATGACTGACCAACTCATTCGCCGTGGCCTCTCGCGCCGCGGCCTGCTCCAGACCACGGCGGGCCTCATCGGCGGCTCGGTGCTGCCTGCGATGCCCGCCTTTGCCGAGGACAAGCCGATCGGCTCGTATCCCGCAGGCGTTTCGGGTTCCACCGCCTTCATCGGCATCTCGGTGCCGCGCACCGGAACCTATGCCGTTCAGGGCGAGGACGAGCTCAAGGGCTATCAGCTCGCTATCGAGCACATCAACAGCGGTCACGACCTGATCAAGAAGATCTCGCCGAAGACCAGCAAGGGCGTGCTCGGCAAGGAGCTGAAATTCGGCGTCGCGGATTCCGCAGCCAAACCGAACGAGGCGGTGCAGGCACAGCAGCGTTTCATCAGCGAGAACAAGGCGATCATGATCACCGGCGGTACCTCGAGCGCCGTTGCGGTCGCACTCAACAAGCTCGCCCAGCGCGAGAAAGTGATCTTCGTCTGCGGCATCTCCGGGTCGAACGACACCACCGGCAAGGACTGCGTCCGCTACGGCTTCCGCCAGAATTTCTTCGGCCAGACCGCCGCGGCGGCGATCGGCCCCGTCATGGTCAGGGAGTTCGGCAAAGGCAAGAAGGCTGCGTATCTCACGCCTGACTACACCTACGGTCACACCGTCACCAAGTCGATGCAGGACTTCCTCGCAACCGCCGGCTGGACCACCGTGACCAACCAGGTCGCCCCGCTCGGCGCGCCCGATTATTCCTCCTATCTGCTGAACGTCGCGAATTCCGGCGCCGACGTGCTGATCAACGTCAACTGGGGCCACGACGCGGTGCTGTCGACCCAGCAGGCCAAGCAGTTCGGCGTGCTCGACAAGATGAAGCTGGTCGTCCCCTACCAGGTGCCCTTCATCGCGCGCGAGACCGGTGGGCTGATGCAGGGCGTCTACGCCGCGACCGACTATTGGTGGACGATCGAGGACAAGTTCCCGCTCGCCAAGATGTTCAACGAGGCTTTCGAGAAGAAGTACGGCTACAAGCCGGAATGGGGCGCGGAGAACGCCTATGTCAGCTTCGCGCATTGGGCGCACATGTGCGAGCAGGCCGGCAGCTTCAACCCGCCCGACGTGATCAAGGCCTATGAAAAGGGCGAGACGCTGCCGTCCCTGGTCGGCGACGTGCACTACCGCCCCGAGGACCATCAGTGCGTTCGCCCCGTGCTCATCGTCAAGGGCAAGCAGCAGAAGGACATGAAGAACAAGGAAGACTGGTACGACGTGGTCGAGATCGTCCCGGGCGAAGGCTTGATGCAGAAGCCGGACGCCTTCGGCTGCCATCCCGGCGACTACAGCTGA
- the ptsP gene encoding phosphoenolpyruvate--protein phosphotransferase, which yields MRSASGGPRVLLRRLRETMAEQVSAQERLDKIVVLIAANMVAEVCSVYVLRIDNTLELYATEGLNREAVHHTVLSAHEGLVGLVASEATPLNLSDAQSHPAFSFRPETGEEIYHSFLGVPILRAGNTLGVLVVQNRAKRNYVEEELEALQTTAMVLAELIASGELSALAQPGQEPAARHSAQKVGAILSEGIALGHVVLHEPRVVIKDYIAEDLPKEIKRLDTALAKLRADLDRMLERGDVAEGGEHREVLEAYRMFANDQGWSHKLHEAVATGLTAEAAVERVQSDTRARMLRSTDPYLRDRLHDLEDLGYRLMRQLVGQDHAPSREQLPDNAIVIARAMGPAALLDYDRKRLRGIILEEGTANSHVSIVARALGIPAVGEVPNAPGIADPGDAVIVDGTSGMIYVRPSQEVEAAFAERVRFRARRQAQYLALRDRPCVTRDGQKVELMINAGLAIDLPHIEDTGSAGIGLFRTELQFMVGQSLPRTSDQLALYRTVLDAAGTKPVTFRTLDIGGDKALPYMEAVIEENPALGWRAIRLGLDRPGLLRGQIRALLRAGGGRALRIMFPMISEVAEFDSAKALVERELTYLRQHGHTLPERIDIGTMVEVPALLYQLDELLRKVDFISVGSNDLFQFLFAVDRGNAKVSERFDTMSAPILRVLREIARKSNAAKKSLSLCGEMASKPIGALALIAMGYRSLSLSATALGPVKALVIDLDAKKAEAMLDPLLDAPSGSVSIRQKLTEFAEAEGLAL from the coding sequence ATGCGGAGCGCGTCGGGAGGTCCCCGCGTCTTGTTGAGACGGCTCCGCGAAACCATGGCGGAACAGGTCTCGGCCCAGGAGCGGCTGGACAAGATCGTGGTGCTGATCGCCGCCAACATGGTGGCCGAAGTGTGCTCGGTCTATGTGCTGCGCATCGACAATACGCTCGAGCTCTACGCCACCGAAGGCCTCAACCGCGAGGCTGTCCACCACACCGTGCTGAGCGCCCATGAGGGCCTGGTCGGCCTTGTCGCCAGCGAGGCGACGCCGCTCAATTTGAGCGATGCGCAAAGCCACCCGGCCTTCTCGTTCCGCCCCGAGACCGGCGAAGAAATCTATCACTCCTTCCTTGGCGTGCCGATCCTGCGCGCCGGCAACACGCTCGGCGTGCTGGTGGTGCAGAACCGCGCCAAGCGCAATTATGTCGAGGAGGAGCTCGAGGCGCTGCAGACCACCGCCATGGTGCTGGCGGAGCTGATCGCCTCCGGCGAGCTCTCGGCGCTGGCCCAGCCCGGCCAGGAGCCCGCCGCGCGCCACTCCGCACAGAAGGTCGGTGCGATCCTGTCGGAAGGCATCGCGCTCGGCCATGTCGTGCTGCACGAGCCGCGCGTCGTCATCAAGGATTACATCGCGGAGGACCTGCCCAAGGAAATCAAGCGGCTCGACACCGCGCTCGCCAAGCTGCGCGCCGATCTCGACCGCATGCTGGAGCGCGGCGATGTCGCCGAGGGCGGCGAGCATCGCGAGGTGCTGGAAGCCTACCGCATGTTCGCCAACGACCAGGGCTGGTCGCACAAGCTGCACGAGGCGGTTGCCACCGGCCTCACCGCGGAAGCCGCCGTCGAGCGCGTGCAGTCCGACACCCGCGCGCGCATGCTGCGCTCGACCGATCCCTATTTGCGCGACCGGCTGCACGATCTCGAGGATCTCGGCTACCGCCTGATGCGTCAGCTGGTCGGCCAGGACCACGCGCCGTCACGCGAGCAGCTGCCCGACAACGCCATCGTCATCGCGCGCGCGATGGGGCCGGCGGCGCTGCTCGACTACGACCGCAAGCGCCTGCGCGGCATCATCTTGGAGGAAGGCACCGCCAATTCCCACGTCTCGATCGTGGCGCGCGCACTCGGCATCCCCGCGGTCGGCGAAGTGCCGAACGCGCCGGGAATCGCCGATCCCGGCGACGCCGTCATCGTCGACGGCACATCCGGCATGATCTATGTGCGCCCGTCGCAGGAGGTCGAGGCGGCCTTCGCCGAGCGCGTGCGCTTCCGCGCCCGCCGCCAGGCGCAATATCTGGCGCTGCGCGACCGGCCCTGCGTCACCAGGGACGGCCAGAAGGTCGAGCTGATGATCAACGCAGGTCTCGCCATCGACCTGCCGCATATCGAGGACACCGGCAGCGCCGGCATCGGCCTGTTCCGCACCGAGCTGCAATTCATGGTCGGCCAGAGCCTGCCGCGCACCAGCGACCAGCTGGCGCTGTATCGCACCGTGCTGGATGCCGCCGGCACCAAGCCCGTTACCTTCCGCACCCTCGACATCGGCGGCGACAAGGCGCTGCCCTATATGGAAGCGGTGATCGAGGAAAATCCCGCGCTGGGCTGGCGCGCGATCCGGCTCGGGCTCGATCGTCCCGGCCTGCTGCGCGGCCAGATCCGCGCGCTCTTGCGCGCCGGCGGCGGCCGCGCGCTGCGCATCATGTTCCCGATGATCTCGGAGGTCGCCGAGTTCGACTCGGCGAAGGCTCTGGTCGAGCGCGAGCTGACATATCTGCGCCAGCACGGCCATACGCTGCCGGAGCGGATCGATATCGGCACCATGGTCGAGGTCCCCGCGCTGCTCTATCAGCTCGACGAGCTGCTGAGGAAGGTCGACTTCATCTCGGTCGGCTCCAACGATCTGTTCCAGTTCCTGTTCGCGGTCGACCGCGGCAATGCCAAGGTCTCCGAGCGCTTCGACACCATGTCGGCGCCGATCCTGCGTGTGCTGCGCGAGATCGCGCGCAAGTCGAACGCTGCGAAGAAGTCGTTGTCGCTCTGCGGCGAGATGGCCTCGAAGCCGATCGGCGCGCTCGCCCTGATCGCGATGGGCTATCGCTCGCTGTCACTGTCGGCGACCGCGCTCGGCCCGGTCAAAGCGCTGGTCATCGACCTCGACGCGAAAAAGGCCGAGGCGATGCTCGACCCGCTGCTGGATGCGCCCTCCGGCAGCGTCTCGATCCGGCAGAAGCTGACGGAATTTGCCGAGGCCGAAGGCCTGGCGTTGTAG
- a CDS encoding ABC transporter permease subunit, whose product MLKQRPFLIETLTAIGLIIAPFVLPHLGFAPNTVNRILVWGLFGLGFDILFGFTGLLSFGQSAFYGTGGFVAAYLLTRAGFGNVLGALVIGMIAAAATGYLIGLIALRRTGIYFAMITVAIAEVFFFVEFNPLSDFTGGENGLPGVPTPSFNLGFTTLHFTNGWSLYQFIALCYFIGVIIALRIVRSPVGAIFSAIRDNPLRATAVGHNIHGYKLTAFVIAAAYAGFAGGLLGVLQAFMPPDAFTFDTSGQLVMQTAIGGRGTLFGPLVGATVWLFLQDFLQSALGLGAAWKLVLGVVFVLLVCFLRGGIIGGLADLYRLVSGRRQRRDTEAEPDAETTAQPAPAPMQAKEVAHPAYSGPILKATGLTKRYGGLVANSDIDFSVNQGELRGIIGPNGAGKSTFFKMLTCEIAPTSGQIVFEGRDITGLKVTEVCQLGLTKSYQVNQLFTGLTVRENLTIAALAELRGKFRLDLFRKLSSVKGLTEQVEHTLALVNLTRRADTPVAELAYGEKRRLEIGLALATSPRLLLLDEPLAGMSPRERVETVKLLKSIARGRTMIIIDHDMDSMFELVERVTVLQEGKVLVSGTPEEIKTNAAVQEAYLGGVHGEIAA is encoded by the coding sequence ATGCTCAAGCAACGCCCGTTCCTGATCGAGACACTGACGGCCATCGGCCTGATCATTGCTCCCTTCGTGCTGCCACATCTCGGCTTCGCACCCAACACCGTCAACCGGATCCTGGTCTGGGGCCTGTTCGGCCTCGGCTTCGACATCCTGTTCGGCTTCACCGGGCTGCTGTCGTTCGGCCAGTCCGCCTTCTACGGCACCGGCGGCTTCGTCGCGGCCTACCTCCTGACCCGCGCCGGCTTCGGCAACGTGCTGGGCGCGCTGGTCATCGGCATGATCGCGGCGGCGGCGACCGGCTATCTGATCGGCCTGATCGCGCTGCGCCGGACCGGCATCTACTTCGCCATGATCACGGTGGCGATCGCGGAAGTGTTCTTCTTCGTCGAATTCAATCCGCTCTCCGATTTCACCGGCGGCGAGAACGGTCTGCCGGGGGTACCGACGCCGAGCTTCAATCTCGGCTTCACCACGCTCCACTTCACCAATGGCTGGTCGCTCTACCAGTTCATCGCGCTGTGCTACTTCATCGGTGTCATCATCGCGCTCAGGATCGTGCGCTCGCCGGTCGGCGCCATTTTCAGCGCGATCCGGGACAATCCGCTGCGCGCCACCGCGGTCGGGCACAACATCCACGGCTACAAGCTGACCGCTTTCGTGATCGCCGCCGCTTACGCCGGTTTCGCCGGCGGCCTGCTCGGCGTGCTCCAGGCCTTCATGCCGCCTGATGCCTTCACCTTCGACACGTCCGGCCAGCTGGTGATGCAGACCGCCATTGGCGGCCGAGGCACGCTGTTCGGGCCGCTGGTCGGCGCGACCGTCTGGCTGTTCTTGCAGGATTTCCTCCAATCCGCGCTGGGCCTGGGTGCCGCCTGGAAGCTGGTGCTCGGCGTCGTGTTCGTGCTGCTGGTGTGTTTCCTGCGCGGCGGCATCATCGGCGGTCTAGCGGACCTTTATCGCCTCGTCTCCGGCAGGCGTCAGCGGCGCGATACGGAGGCCGAGCCGGACGCCGAGACGACAGCGCAACCCGCGCCGGCGCCGATGCAGGCCAAGGAGGTCGCGCACCCCGCTTATTCCGGGCCGATCCTGAAAGCCACCGGCCTCACCAAGCGCTATGGCGGACTCGTCGCCAACAGCGACATCGATTTCAGCGTCAATCAGGGTGAGCTGCGCGGCATCATCGGTCCCAACGGCGCCGGCAAATCGACCTTCTTCAAGATGTTGACCTGCGAGATCGCTCCGACATCGGGCCAGATCGTGTTCGAGGGGCGCGACATCACGGGATTGAAGGTCACCGAGGTTTGCCAGCTCGGGCTCACCAAGAGCTATCAGGTCAACCAGCTCTTCACCGGCCTCACCGTACGGGAGAATCTGACGATCGCCGCACTCGCCGAGCTGCGCGGCAAGTTCCGCCTCGATCTCTTCCGCAAGCTCTCCAGCGTCAAAGGCCTGACGGAGCAGGTGGAGCATACGCTCGCCTTGGTCAATTTGACCCGCCGCGCCGACACGCCGGTTGCCGAACTCGCTTATGGCGAGAAGCGCAGGCTCGAGATCGGACTCGCGCTCGCCACCTCGCCGCGCCTGCTGCTGCTCGACGAGCCGCTCGCGGGCATGAGCCCGCGCGAGCGGGTCGAGACCGTCAAGCTGCTCAAATCGATCGCGCGCGGCCGCACCATGATCATCATCGACCACGACATGGATTCGATGTTCGAGCTGGTCGAACGCGTGACGGTTCTCCAGGAGGGCAAAGTGCTGGTCTCCGGTACGCCGGAGGAAATCAAGACCAACGCCGCGGTGCAGGAGGCCTATCTCGGCGGCGTGCATGGGGAGATCGCCGCATGA
- a CDS encoding PH domain-containing protein: MARYIDEILQPGEKVLYSTNAHWIFYFPAIVAWIVALAFFVASRQTIVEGLVLLCLVASGLAALAALYWTVKGWFHRFTTETDVTNLRVVHKTGFIKRRTFEMALDKVESVDVDQSILGRILNYGDVTIRGVGEGIETIKTIASPLAFRSSITTR, encoded by the coding sequence ATGGCGCGCTATATCGACGAGATTCTTCAGCCCGGCGAGAAGGTGCTGTATTCGACCAATGCGCACTGGATCTTCTATTTCCCGGCGATCGTGGCCTGGATCGTGGCCCTGGCGTTCTTCGTCGCATCTCGGCAAACCATCGTCGAAGGGCTCGTGCTGCTCTGCCTCGTCGCCTCCGGCCTCGCGGCTCTGGCCGCACTGTACTGGACCGTGAAGGGCTGGTTCCATCGCTTCACCACCGAGACCGACGTCACCAACCTCAGGGTTGTGCACAAGACCGGGTTCATCAAGCGCCGCACCTTCGAGATGGCGCTGGACAAGGTCGAGAGCGTCGACGTCGACCAGTCGATTCTTGGACGTATTCTCAACTACGGCGACGTGACGATCCGGGGTGTCGGTGAGGGGATCGAGACGATCAAGACCATCGCCTCGCCGCTCGCCTTCCGTAGTTCAATCACCACGCGGTAG
- the prfA gene encoding peptide chain release factor 1 yields MSSLPEAKLDVLLAHHASLEAESLGQLPSERYVQVTRELAEMTPLIEAVKTYRSAVKELADTEALMADPATDAEMRGMAEAERGELTAKIEELVQNIRVALLPKDAMDDRNVVLEIRAGTGGDEASLFAGDLFRMYERFASLQGWKVEVISASEGTVGGYKEIIAEVQGRGAFSKLKFESGVHRVQRVPDTETQGRIHTSAATVAVMPEVEEVDVEIKNDDLRIETMRAQGAGGQHVNKTESAIRITHIPTGIVVMMQDSRSQHKNRASAMNILRSRIYDAEQQRLDAARSAERKEKVGSGDRSERIRTYNFPQGRVTDHRINLTLYKLPQVIAGEALGELIDALTTEHQAAQLAAQGAAA; encoded by the coding sequence ATGTCGTCGCTCCCCGAAGCCAAACTGGACGTCCTGCTCGCGCACCACGCCTCGCTCGAGGCCGAATCGCTGGGACAACTCCCCTCCGAGCGTTATGTGCAGGTCACGCGTGAGCTCGCCGAGATGACGCCGCTGATCGAGGCGGTGAAAACATATCGCTCCGCGGTCAAGGAACTCGCCGACACCGAGGCGCTGATGGCCGATCCCGCGACGGACGCCGAGATGCGCGGCATGGCGGAAGCCGAGCGCGGCGAGCTGACAGCCAAGATCGAGGAGCTCGTCCAGAATATCCGGGTCGCGCTGCTGCCCAAGGACGCCATGGACGACCGCAACGTGGTGCTCGAAATCCGCGCCGGCACCGGCGGCGACGAGGCCTCGCTGTTCGCCGGCGATCTGTTTCGGATGTATGAGCGCTTCGCGAGCCTGCAGGGCTGGAAGGTCGAGGTGATCTCGGCCAGCGAAGGCACCGTCGGCGGCTACAAGGAAATCATCGCGGAGGTGCAGGGCCGCGGCGCGTTCTCGAAACTGAAGTTCGAGTCCGGCGTGCACCGGGTGCAGCGCGTTCCCGACACGGAAACGCAGGGACGCATTCACACCTCCGCCGCCACCGTCGCCGTGATGCCGGAGGTCGAGGAGGTCGACGTCGAGATCAAGAACGACGATCTGCGCATCGAGACCATGCGCGCGCAAGGCGCCGGTGGCCAGCACGTCAACAAGACCGAATCGGCGATCCGCATCACCCACATCCCGACCGGGATCGTGGTGATGATGCAGGACAGCCGCTCGCAGCACAAGAACAGGGCTTCGGCCATGAACATCCTGCGCTCGCGCATCTACGACGCCGAACAGCAGCGCCTCGACGCCGCACGCTCGGCCGAGCGCAAGGAGAAGGTCGGCTCCGGCGACCGCTCCGAGCGCATCCGCACCTACAATTTTCCGCAAGGGCGCGTCACCGACCACCGCATCAATTTGACGCTCTACAAGCTGCCGCAGGTGATCGCGGGGGAAGCGCTGGGCGAACTAATCGACGCGCTGACCACCGAGCATCAGGCAGCCCAGCTCGCCGCCCAAGGCGCGGCGGCCTGA
- a CDS encoding ABC transporter ATP-binding protein translates to MSLIEVNGLNSYYGDSHILFDVAMHVERHEVVALLGRNGAGKSTTLKSLMGVVTPRSGSVKFDGVDIAGRRSHRIAQAGMQLVHEERRVFGSLSVEENIVLAGITAPKRWPLGRIYEMFPRLKERRSNRGTELSGGEQQMLAIARALVRDPKIVLLDEPFEGLAPVIVHDLVKACRELAAAGQTIVLVEQNLAATLALASRIYIINNGHIVHEGPAQELKAQPELLQRYLGV, encoded by the coding sequence ATGAGCCTGATCGAGGTCAACGGCTTGAACAGCTATTACGGCGATTCCCACATCCTGTTCGACGTCGCCATGCACGTCGAACGTCACGAGGTGGTGGCGCTGCTTGGCCGCAACGGCGCCGGCAAGAGCACGACGCTGAAGAGCCTGATGGGCGTCGTGACGCCGCGCAGCGGCAGCGTGAAGTTCGACGGCGTCGATATCGCCGGACGCAGGAGCCACAGGATCGCGCAGGCGGGAATGCAGCTCGTGCACGAGGAGCGCCGCGTCTTCGGCAGCCTGTCGGTGGAGGAGAACATCGTCCTTGCCGGGATCACCGCGCCGAAGCGCTGGCCGCTCGGCCGCATCTACGAGATGTTTCCGCGGCTGAAGGAGCGGCGCAGCAACCGCGGCACCGAGCTCTCCGGCGGCGAGCAGCAGATGCTCGCGATCGCGCGGGCGCTGGTGCGCGATCCCAAGATCGTGCTGCTCGACGAGCCGTTCGAGGGACTTGCACCCGTCATCGTCCACGATCTCGTCAAGGCCTGCCGCGAGCTGGCGGCGGCCGGCCAGACCATCGTGCTGGTCGAGCAGAACCTGGCCGCGACGCTGGCGCTGGCGAGCCGGATCTACATCATCAACAACGGCCACATCGTCCACGAGGGCCCGGCTCAGGAGCTCAAGGCCCAGCCGGAGCTGCTGCAGCGCTATCTCGGCGTCTGA
- a CDS encoding branched-chain amino acid ABC transporter permease: MISWPNLVSQLFNGLALGALLALISSGLTIIYGTLGVLNLAHGAMFMIGGYAGFVAYQYTESFIIAVIAGSLFVMLLGVAMERVIIRHFYHRPHEDQLLVTFGLGICFVEIIRLIFSSQSQLVPPPAIFQGITNLGFMFYPTYRLAVVGIVAIALGALFIILYRTRLGMIVRAGIEDSVMVDSLGINVYRVFMVVFGIGAMAAGFAGIVNAPVVSLTPGIGDDILVQTFVVVVIGGVGSFPGAILGGLIAGEIISVTSMFNPGYAYVMLFAAMTLVLVVRPHGLLGVQGRE, translated from the coding sequence ATGATCAGTTGGCCCAACCTCGTCTCGCAGCTCTTCAACGGGCTCGCGCTCGGCGCGCTGCTCGCGCTGATCAGCTCCGGCCTGACCATCATCTACGGCACGCTCGGCGTGCTCAACCTCGCGCATGGCGCGATGTTCATGATCGGCGGCTATGCCGGCTTCGTCGCCTACCAGTACACGGAATCGTTCATCATCGCCGTGATCGCCGGCTCCCTGTTTGTGATGCTGCTGGGCGTCGCGATGGAACGCGTCATCATTCGCCATTTCTATCATCGACCGCACGAGGATCAGCTGCTCGTGACGTTCGGGCTCGGCATCTGCTTCGTCGAAATCATCCGGTTGATCTTCTCCAGCCAGTCGCAGCTGGTCCCGCCGCCGGCGATATTCCAGGGCATTACCAATCTCGGCTTCATGTTCTATCCGACCTACCGCCTCGCCGTGGTCGGCATCGTCGCGATCGCGCTCGGGGCGCTGTTCATCATCCTCTACCGGACCCGGCTCGGCATGATCGTGCGGGCCGGCATCGAGGATTCGGTGATGGTGGATTCGCTCGGCATCAACGTCTATCGCGTCTTCATGGTGGTGTTCGGCATCGGCGCGATGGCCGCCGGCTTTGCCGGCATCGTCAACGCGCCAGTGGTGTCGCTGACACCGGGCATCGGTGACGACATCCTGGTCCAGACCTTCGTGGTGGTGGTGATCGGCGGCGTCGGCTCGTTTCCGGGCGCGATCCTCGGCGGCCTGATCGCCGGCGAGATCATCAGCGTCACCTCCATGTTCAACCCCGGCTACGCCTATGTGATGCTGTTTGCGGCAATGACGCTCGTGCTCGTGGTGCGACCGCATGGCCTGCTCGGCGTCCAGGGCCGCGAGTAA